One region of Arvicola amphibius chromosome 3, mArvAmp1.2, whole genome shotgun sequence genomic DNA includes:
- the Tent5a gene encoding terminal nucleotidyltransferase 5A isoform X1 — MHQRYFWTDQGQVAFGGHYMAEGEGYFAMAEDELTGGPYIPLSGDFGGGGSFGDRCLDYCESPTAHCNVLNWEQVQRLDGILSETIPIHGRGNFPTLELQPSLIVKVVRRRLEEKSIGVRDVRLNGSAASHVLHQDSGLGYKDLDLIFCADLRGEEEFQTVKDVVLDCLLDFLPEGVNKEKITPLTLKEAYVQKMVKVCNDSDRWSLISLSNNSGKNVELKFVDSLRRQFEFSVDSFQIKLDSLLLFYECSENPMTETFHPTIIGESVYGDFHEAFEHLCNKIIATRNPEEIRGGGLLKYCNLLVRGFRPASDEIKTLQRYMCSRFFIDFSDIGEQQRKLESYLQNHFVGLEDRKYDYLMTLHGVVNESTVCLMGHERRQTLNLITMLAIRVLADQNVIPNVANVTCYYQPAPYVADANFSNYYIAQVQPVFTCQQQTYSTWLPCN; from the exons ATGCATCAGAGATACTTTTG GACTGACCAAGGCCAAGTGGCGTTCGGCGGGCACTACATGGCGGAGGGCGAAGGATACTTTGCCATGGCGGAAGACGAGCTGACTGGCGGCCCCTACATCCCCCTGAGTGGTGACTTCGGCGGCGGCGGCAGCTTTGGCGACCGCTGCTTGGACTATTGCGAAAGCCCCACGGCGCACTGCAATGTGCTGAATTGGGAGCAAGTGCAGCGGCTGGACGGCATCCTGAGCGAGACAATCCCGATCCACGGGCGCGGCAACTTCCCCACGCTCGAGCTGCAGCCGAGTCTGATTGTAAAGGTGGTGCGGAGGCGCCTGGAGGAGAAGAGCATAGGTGTCCGCGACGTGCGCCTCAACGGCTCGGCCGCCAGTCACGTCCTACACCAGGACAGTGGCCTGGGCTACAAGGACCTGGACCTCATCTTCTGCGCTGACCTGCGTGGGGAAGAGGAGTTTCAGACTGTGAAGGACGTCGTGTTGGATTGCCTGTTGGACTTCTTGCCCGAAGGGGTGAACAAGGAGAAGATCACACCGCTCACCCTCAAG GAAGCTTATGTGCAGAAAATGGTTAAAGTGTGCAATGACTCTGACCGGTGGAGTCTCATATCCCTGTCAAACAACAGCGGCAAAAATGTGGAGCTGAAGTTTGTGGATTCCCTCCGGAGGCAGTTTGAATTCAGTGTAGATTCTTTTCAAATCAAATTagactctctcctcctcttctacgAGTGTTCAGAGAACCCAATGACAGAAACATTTCACCCCACAATAATCGGTGAGAGCGTCTACGGGGATTTCCACGAAGCCTTTGAGCACCTTTGCAACAAGATCATTGCCACCAGGAACCCAGAGGAAATAAGAGGGGGAGGCCTGCTTAAGTACTGCAACCTGTTAGTGAGGGGCTTCAGGCCCGCTTCCGATGAGATCAAGACCCTTCAGAGGTACATGTGTTCCAGGTTTTTTATCGACTTCTCAGACATTGGGGAGCAGCAGAGAAAGCTGGAATCCTACCTGCAGAATCACTTCGTAGGCTTGGAAGACCGCAAGTATGACTATCTCATGACCCTTCATGGAGTGGTAAATGAGAGTACGGTGTGCCTGATGGGACATGAAAGGAGGCAGACTTTAAACCTTATCACCATGCTGGCAATCCGGGTGCTAGCTGACCAAAACGTCATCCCTAATGTGGCTAATGTCACTTGCTATTACCAGCCGGCCCCCTATGTTGCGGATGCTAACTTTAGCAATTACTACATTGCACAAGTTCAGCCAGTGTTCACATGCCAGCAGCAGACATACTCCACTTGGTTACCCTGCAATtaa
- the Tent5a gene encoding terminal nucleotidyltransferase 5A isoform X2 produces the protein MAEGEGYFAMAEDELTGGPYIPLSGDFGGGGSFGDRCLDYCESPTAHCNVLNWEQVQRLDGILSETIPIHGRGNFPTLELQPSLIVKVVRRRLEEKSIGVRDVRLNGSAASHVLHQDSGLGYKDLDLIFCADLRGEEEFQTVKDVVLDCLLDFLPEGVNKEKITPLTLKEAYVQKMVKVCNDSDRWSLISLSNNSGKNVELKFVDSLRRQFEFSVDSFQIKLDSLLLFYECSENPMTETFHPTIIGESVYGDFHEAFEHLCNKIIATRNPEEIRGGGLLKYCNLLVRGFRPASDEIKTLQRYMCSRFFIDFSDIGEQQRKLESYLQNHFVGLEDRKYDYLMTLHGVVNESTVCLMGHERRQTLNLITMLAIRVLADQNVIPNVANVTCYYQPAPYVADANFSNYYIAQVQPVFTCQQQTYSTWLPCN, from the exons ATGGCGGAGGGCGAAGGATACTTTGCCATGGCGGAAGACGAGCTGACTGGCGGCCCCTACATCCCCCTGAGTGGTGACTTCGGCGGCGGCGGCAGCTTTGGCGACCGCTGCTTGGACTATTGCGAAAGCCCCACGGCGCACTGCAATGTGCTGAATTGGGAGCAAGTGCAGCGGCTGGACGGCATCCTGAGCGAGACAATCCCGATCCACGGGCGCGGCAACTTCCCCACGCTCGAGCTGCAGCCGAGTCTGATTGTAAAGGTGGTGCGGAGGCGCCTGGAGGAGAAGAGCATAGGTGTCCGCGACGTGCGCCTCAACGGCTCGGCCGCCAGTCACGTCCTACACCAGGACAGTGGCCTGGGCTACAAGGACCTGGACCTCATCTTCTGCGCTGACCTGCGTGGGGAAGAGGAGTTTCAGACTGTGAAGGACGTCGTGTTGGATTGCCTGTTGGACTTCTTGCCCGAAGGGGTGAACAAGGAGAAGATCACACCGCTCACCCTCAAG GAAGCTTATGTGCAGAAAATGGTTAAAGTGTGCAATGACTCTGACCGGTGGAGTCTCATATCCCTGTCAAACAACAGCGGCAAAAATGTGGAGCTGAAGTTTGTGGATTCCCTCCGGAGGCAGTTTGAATTCAGTGTAGATTCTTTTCAAATCAAATTagactctctcctcctcttctacgAGTGTTCAGAGAACCCAATGACAGAAACATTTCACCCCACAATAATCGGTGAGAGCGTCTACGGGGATTTCCACGAAGCCTTTGAGCACCTTTGCAACAAGATCATTGCCACCAGGAACCCAGAGGAAATAAGAGGGGGAGGCCTGCTTAAGTACTGCAACCTGTTAGTGAGGGGCTTCAGGCCCGCTTCCGATGAGATCAAGACCCTTCAGAGGTACATGTGTTCCAGGTTTTTTATCGACTTCTCAGACATTGGGGAGCAGCAGAGAAAGCTGGAATCCTACCTGCAGAATCACTTCGTAGGCTTGGAAGACCGCAAGTATGACTATCTCATGACCCTTCATGGAGTGGTAAATGAGAGTACGGTGTGCCTGATGGGACATGAAAGGAGGCAGACTTTAAACCTTATCACCATGCTGGCAATCCGGGTGCTAGCTGACCAAAACGTCATCCCTAATGTGGCTAATGTCACTTGCTATTACCAGCCGGCCCCCTATGTTGCGGATGCTAACTTTAGCAATTACTACATTGCACAAGTTCAGCCAGTGTTCACATGCCAGCAGCAGACATACTCCACTTGGTTACCCTGCAATtaa